One Oncorhynchus keta strain PuntledgeMale-10-30-2019 chromosome 11, Oket_V2, whole genome shotgun sequence DNA window includes the following coding sequences:
- the LOC118389981 gene encoding G protein-activated inward rectifier potassium channel 3-like — MAFTMMCSRVTLHEPHNGDYRSPTRIDPRRNSIPPAQTLTAKHLPRPPPESTCFTPYPKRVTAKTNMALTMLDSTRISLIPNSNNNNYDNFPGLSPQPASASPQPQPQSPGPHQVVAGLISQEVDTCQYIIPTEEPATSHRGRHLKRFSSRWYSGAPFGGPFGSTRSSAHGTSGENKPRCKLLGDERPSYGTANKQRQRYVTKDGKCRVNLGPIEDKSRFLLDIFTTLVDLKYRWFLFVFTMCYVVTWVAFAEIYFLDAWLRDDVAHVHDPQWQPCFENVDSFISALLLSVESQRTIGYGSRLVTANCMEGVVLLMAQSIIGSIIDALMVGCMFVKISRPQKRAQTLIFSKHCVISERDEKLCLLFRIGDLRASHMVDAKIRAKLIKSRQTKEGEFIPLEQSEINLGYDTGGDRLLLVEPQTITHVINESSPFWEIGAERLTRERFEIIIILEGIVEASGMICQARTSYTEDEILWGHRFESCISLEKGSYRVDRGAFDKTFTVQTPTLSAKEKSDEKEEVLF, encoded by the exons ATGGCTTTCACCATGATGTGCAGCAGGGTGACATTACACGAGCCCCATAACGGTGACTACAGGAGTCCTACGAGAATTGACCCCCGCCGGAACTCAATTCCACCAGCACAGACTCTCACAGCCAAACACCTCCCTAGACCACCCCCAGAATCAACATGCTTCACCCCATATCCAAAGAGG GTTACAGCAAAAACCAACATGGCTTTGACAATGCTCGACTCCACAAGGATCTCTCTCATCCCCAACTCAAATAACAACAACTATGACAACTTCCCAGGTCTCTCACCTCAGCCAGCCTCTGCATCCCCCCAGCCACAGCCTCAGAGCCCAGGTCCCCATCAGGTTGTTGCAGGATTGATCAGCCAGGAGGTAGACACCTGCCAGTACATCATCCCAACTGAGGAGCCAGCCACTTCTCACCGCGGACGCCACCTCAAGCGTTTCAGCTCCAGGTGGTACTCAGGTGCTCCCTTTGGTGGCCCCTTTGGTAGCACCCGTAGCTCCGCCCATGGCACAAGTGGTGAGAACAAGCCACGCTGCAAACTCCTAGGTGACGAGAGGCCAAGTTATGGCACAGCCAACAAGCAGCGGCAGCGCTACGTCACCAAAGACGGGAAGTGTCGGGTTAACCTGGGCCCTATCGAGGACAAGAGCCGTTTCCTCTTGGACATCTTCACCACTCTGGTGGACTTGAAGTACCGTTGGTTCCTCTTTGTCTTCACCATGTGCTACGTTGTCACGTGGGTGGCCTTTGCCGAGATCTACTTCCTAGATGCCTGGCTGCGGGATGACGTGGCCCACGTCCACGACCCTCAATGGCAGCCGTGCTTCGAGAATGTGGACAGTTTCATCTCTGCCCTGCTTCTGTCGGTGGAGAGCCAGAGGACCATTGGCTATGGCTCCAGATTGGTGACGGCCAACTGCATGGAGGGTGTGGTTCTCCTCATGGCCCAGTCTATCATTGGCTCCATCATCGATGCCCTCATGGTTGGCTGCATGTTCGTCAAGATCTCCCGGCCTCAGAAAAGGGCCCAGACTCTGATCTTCAGCAAGCACTGTGTCATATCGGAGCGCGACGAGAAACTCTGCCTCCTCTTCCGCATCGGAGACCTGAGGGCGAGTCACATGGTGGACGCCAAGATACGAGCCAAGTTGATAAAGTCTAGACAGACCAAGGAAGGGGAGTTCATACCACTGGAGCAGTCAGAGATAAACCTGGGCTACGATACCGGAGGAGACAGGCTCCTGTTGGTCGAGCCACAGACCATCACCCATGTCATCAACGAGAGCAGCCCCTTCTGGGAAATAGGGGCTGAGCGTCTGACAAGGGAGAGATTTGAGATCATCATCATTCTGGAGGGAATTGTGGAGGCGTCAG GTATGATATGCCAAGCCAGAACCTCCTACACTGAGGATGAGATTCTGTGGGGCCACCGATTTGAATCCTGCATCTCTCTGGAAAAGGGGTCTTATCGGGTGGACCGTGGTGCATTTGACAAAACCTTCACAGTACAAACCCCCACCCTTAGTGCTAAAGAGAAGAGTGATGAAAAAGAAGAGGTCCTCTTTTAG
- the LOC118389982 gene encoding LOW QUALITY PROTEIN: centromere/kinetochore protein zw10 homolog (The sequence of the model RefSeq protein was modified relative to this genomic sequence to represent the inferred CDS: inserted 2 bases in 1 codon), protein MFSKSNIIINNNNNICHLADAFIQSDLQSCVHTFYVASFVTEVLASSGKLEKEDLAAKISKLSRKVEETKEEVCDMINKRYNEFLPSMQGAEVLMGQAEEVSKEIDVLKSCIETEVQQNLHTAVTEYAKLKRQLERNTTVIAMLRHLEEFHIAMEEFHKAILEKKYVIAAKQLEKARHSADSLKAWKGSDLPLLRALSSELTVQRENLIYHLGDEWKRLAVWKLPPSKEPTEMKSFLKTELQLTLGGTKEPQQSPPPLLSCVLQALTIQGELQHKIKLFSQVLLKYLLKPLITYPSLNVEVSEQQDEGTLIXLQFAETPEEHPSPSQVYTKVLMVLKTLHTHLLDVSVGERKVSVILGDLVWQDMSHCIIHECLLYSIPTNSCQLEQYSAVIKETEEFEKSLKEMQYLRGDSTELLKYAQDVNCHFASKKCKDVIVAARKLMTSVMHNTVKITQDSKLSLPMLPNPGSGDIKGKQGAKKLEAPRLDNEKQLGARTLCLPVCRISESVQQLMELALHTLSEAVGNSSQCATQLFFTVRNIFQLFYDVVPTYHKENLLKFPHLAAIQHNNCMYIAHHLLTLGHQFSPHLPDPLSEGAATFVDLVPGFRKLGAHCFLAHLNVQRAEMLERLSTARNFSNLDDEDNYSAASKAVRQVIHQLKRLGTVWQDVLPVNIYCKAMGILLNTAISELIAKIMMLEDISTEDGEHLQILCQTIIEEGPPVFIPLPEENKNKMYQEEVPVYVKKWITFKELVIVLQANLQEIVDRWAEGKGPLALEFSSSDMKSLIRALFQNTERRAVALTKIK, encoded by the exons atgTTCTCCAAATCaaacataataataaataataataataatatatgccatttagcagacgcttttatccaaagcgacttacagtcatgtgtgcatacattctacgtggcGTCTTTCGTGACAGAAGTCCTTGCTAGTTCTGGTAAACTTGAAAAAGAAGACCTCGCTGCTAAAATTAGCAAGCTATCACGGAAAGTAGAGGAAACTAAG GAAGAGGTATGTGACATGATCAACAAGAGATACAATGAGTTTCTACCCAGCATGCAGGGGGCGGAGGTACTCATGGGACAGGCTGAAGAGGTTTCTAAAGAAATTGATGTCCTCAAAAGCTGCATTGAGACAGAG GTGCAGCAGAATCTACATACAGCCGTGACGGAATATGCCAAGCTAAAGCGGCAGCTGGAGAGAAACACTACTGTCATTGCCATGCTCAGGCACCTAGAAGAG TTTCACATTGCAATGGAGGAGTTTCACAAAGCCATACTGGAGAAGAAGTATGTAATTGCGGCCAAACAGTTAGAAAAGGCCCGCCACAGTGCAGACTCTCTGAAGGCGTGGAAAGGCTCTGACCTGCCCCTGCTGAGAGCACTCAGCTCAGAGCTCACTGTCCAGAGAGAGAACCTCATCTACCATCTGGGGGACGAGTGGAAGAGACTGGCCGTCTGGAAACTGCCTCCTTCCAAAG AGCCGACGGAGATGAAGTCGTTCCTGAAGACGGAGCTCCAGCTGACCCTGGGCGGGACCAAGGAGCCCCAGCAGAGCCCTCCGCCTCTGCTTTCCTGTGTCCTCCAGGCCCTGACCATCCAGGGGGAACTACAACACAAGATCAAACTCTTCA GCCAGGTGCTGCTGAAGTACCTGCTGAAGCCCCTAATCACGTACCCCTCTCTGAACGTGGAGGTGTCGGAGCAGCAAGATGAGGGCACCCTGAT TCTCCAGTTTGCCGAGACCCCCGAGGAGCACCCCAGCCCCTCACAGGTCTACACCAAAGTCCTGATGGTACTCAAGaccttacacacacacctgctag ACGTATCAGTTGGTGAGAGAAAAGTGTCTGTGATACTCGGAGACCTGGTATGGCAGGATATGTCTCATTGCATCATCCATGAGTGCCTCCTGTACTCCATCCCAACCAATAGCTGCCAGCTTgaacagtacagtgca GTGATTAAAGAGACGGAGGAGTTTGAGAAGTCCTTGAAGGAGATGCAGTACCTCCGAGGAGACTCCACCGAGCTGCTCAAGTATGCCCAGGACGTCAACTGCCACTTTGCCAGCAAGAAATGCAAAGACGTGATCGTGGCGGCGCGCAAGCTGATGACCTCCGTGATGCACAACACCGTCAAA ATCACCCAAGATTCTAAGCTTTCCCTCCCCATGCTGCCCAACCCTGGCTCTGGAGATATCAAGGGCAAACAGGGGGCCAAGAAGCTTGAGGCGCCCAGGTTGGATAACGAGAAGCAGCTGGGTGCGCGGACgctgtgcctgcctgtgtgtcgCATCAGTGAGTCGGTGCAGCAGCTGATGGAGCTGGCCTTGCACACGCTGTCCGAGGCTGTGGGAAACTCCAGCCAATG TGCTACCCAACTGTTCTTCACAGTGCGGAATATATTCCAGCTATTCTATGATGTTGTGCCTACATACCATAA aGAGAACCTGCTCAAGTTCCCACATCTGGCGGCCATCCAGCACAACAACTGCATGTACATCGCCCACCACCTGCTCACCCTGGGCCACCAGTTCAGTCCACACCTGCCTGACCCCCTCAGTGAGGGTGCTGCCACCTTTGTGGACCTGGTGCCCGGCTTCAGGAAACTGG GCGCTCATTGCTTCCTGGCCCATCTGAACGTCCAGAGAGCAGAGATGCTGGAGCGTCTCTCCACCGCACGCAACTTCTCCAACCTGGATGATGAGGATAACTACTCTGCAGCCAGCAAGGCCGTTAGGCAG GTCATCCATCAGCTGAAAAGGCTGGGCACCGTCTGGCAAGACGTTCTGCCAGTCAACATATACTGTAAAGCCATGGGGATTCTCCTCAACACTGCCATCTCAGAGCTGATTGCCAAAATCATGATGTTGGAG GATATATCCACTGAAGATGGGGAGCACCTACAAATCCTCTGTCAGACCATTATCGAGGAAGGACCCCCGGTGTTCATTCCACTGCCTGAGGAGAACAAGAACAAGATGTACCAGGAGGAGGTACCCGTTTACGTGAAGAAGTGGATCACCTTCAAGGAGCTGGTCATAGTGCTGCAAGCTAACCTGCAGGAGATAGTCGACAG GTGGGCGGAGGGGAAAGGGCCACTGGCGCTGGAGTTCTCTAGTTCCGATATGAAGAGCCTAATCCGAGCTTTGTTCCAGAACACTGAGAGGCGGGCGGTGGCTCTCACCAAAATCAAATAG